A single window of Eucalyptus grandis isolate ANBG69807.140 chromosome 1, ASM1654582v1, whole genome shotgun sequence DNA harbors:
- the LOC120295842 gene encoding receptor-like protein 7: MKGSIVSWLLLAISTISIFSEVAGASASAQCLGIDQRSLLLKLRNSLIFNASKSSKLVQWDRSADSWSGVTCKDGLVVGLDLSDESISGIIDDLSSLFKLEFLRSLNLAFNDFNYMAIPSGLMNLSRLENLNLSDARFAGQIPAELSRLRKLRTLDLSYLFNLKLEKPSLRSLIGDLGELRELYIDEVNVSTKGSEWCDALSSSVPKLEVLSMSYCSLSGPIDASLMSLANMSVIQLDGNNLSTTVPSFLANFSSLKTLSLSDCGMQGEFPQKVFQVQTIQTLDLSHNYLLQVSLPDFSEDNSLETLVISHTKILGRIPDSIGNLRKLSTLRLYNCSLSGSIPSSMKNLSELTHLDLSYNALTGRITSVGWEDLLHLKAIRLIGNSLEGDIPPALFRLPRLEIILLRRNRFNGQLIIHPNVSLDQLSVLDLKSNQLHGSIPASIFKLQQLQDLSLSYNNFSGSMNINALQRLGNLTYLDLSYNGLSINATAPTSAAASSFPKFYSLELASCQLRTVPQFLANQSNLEILDLSNNNIRGEIPRWIGTLEHLGVLNLSSNFFEDSATPPHNLNLTFAHVVDLHSNMLRGNVLPMLLQVDYLDLSRNNITYVIPDKIGDSLLSIPLFFSLSKNNIHGSIPKSICKANLKVLDLSRNHLSGTIPDCLMMASLMVLNLRDNKLSGGIPQNILPTCGLKTLDISGNLLQGQIPLSLANCATLEVVNIGDNQIDGKFPCHFRAMSTLRILILRSNKLHGEIRCPYGPSTWQKLQIVDLSSNYFSGTISTSLLTSWEAMKANANFDYLHRFVPRTGLFYQDRVIVTVKGQQLELVKILTIFTSIDFSGNRLEGPITHTLGNLNALHFLNLSHNAISGSIPSVLGNLHQLESLDLSQNYLNRTIPTQLANLNFLSFLNLSNNQLVGSIPASKQFLTFSESSFEGNLGLCGLPLNKSCSITMNRTEEVGDDRNNDDSEKKWFYLGIPLGFVFGFRVVCGPLVFVQSWRFAYYRFWDKVLFRHSRS, encoded by the coding sequence ATGAAAGGCTCAATCGTTTCATGGCTTCTTCTTGCTATATCCACGATCTCCATCTTCTCTGAAGTAGCTGGGGCTTCAGCTTCAGCCCAGTGTCTTGGTATCGACCAGAGATCGCTCTTGCTCAAGCTAAGAAACAGCCTCATCTTCAATGCCTCCAAGTCTTCCAAGCTAGTACAGTGGGATCGAAGTGCGGATTCATGGAGCGGCGTGACGTGCAAGGATGGCCTCGTTGTGGGACTCGATTTGAGCGACGAGTCGATCTCTGGCATAATCGACGATTTGTCAAGTCTCTTCAAGCTTGAGTTCCTTCGAAGCCTGAACTTGGCTTTCAACGACTTCAACTACATGGCAATTCCGTCGGGCCTTATGAATCTCAGCCGCTTGGAAAATCTCAACTTGTCCGATGCTAGATTCGCTGGGCAGATTCCTGCAGAGTTATCTCGCCTGAGGAAGCTACGTACTCTTGATCTCAGTTACCTTTTcaatttgaaacttgaaaagcCCTCTTTGAGGTCACTGATCGGGGATTTGGGGGAGTTGAGGGAGCTGTACATTGATGAGGTTAATGTGTCTACTAAGGGAAGTGAGTGGTGCGACGCGTTGTCTTCTTCAGTTCCAAAACTTGAGGTGCTGAGCATGTCTTACTGTTCTCTGTCTGGTCCTATTGACGCTTCTCTTATGAGTCTTGCTAATATGTCGGTCATTCAACTTGATGGCAATAACTTGTCCACCACAGTTCCTAGTTTCTTAGCGAATTTCTCCAGCTTGAAAACACTGAGCCTAAGTGATTGTGGCATGCAGGGAGAATTTCCTCAAAAGGTCTTTCAGGTACAAACAATTCAGACCCTTGACCTGTCACACAACTACCTTCTTCAAGTTTCTTTGCCTGATTTTTCAGAGGATAATTCTCTTGAGACTCTGGTCATTTCCCATACAAAAATCTTAGGGAGGATTCCAGATTCAATCGGTAATCTAAGAAAATTGTCGACATTACGCCTGTACAATTGCAGTTTGAGTGGGTCGATCCCCAGCTCAATGAAGAACCTATCGGAGCTGACTCATTTGGACTTGTCTTATAATGCTTTAACGGGTCGTATCACCTCCGTTGGCTGGGAAGACCTTTTGCACCTCAAAGCAATACGCCTGATAGGCAATTCATTGGAAGGTGACATTCCCCCAGCTCTGTTTAGACTTCCCCGACTTGAGATTATATTACTTCGACGCAATAGATTTAATGGACAGCTTATCATACATCCGAATGTCTCTTTGGATCAACTGAGCGTGCTTGATTTGAAAAGCAACCAGTTGCACGGGTCAATACCAGCATCCATATTCAAACTGCAACAGCTTCAGGACCTCTCACTTTCTTACAATAATTTCAGTGGCTCGATGAATATCAACGCGCTTCAGAGATTAGGAAATTTAACTTATCTTGATCTATCGTACAATGGCTTGTCAATTAACGCTACAGCTCCTACTTCTGCTGCTGCATCCTCTTTCCCTAAATTCTATTCATTAGAGTTGGCTTCTTGCCAGTTGCGGACTGTGCCTCAGTTTTTGGCTAACCAATCCAATTTGGAAATCCTCGACCTCTCCAACAATAATATTCGAGGGGAAATACCAAGATGGATAGGGACACTAGAACACCTTGGAGTTCTCAATCTTTCCTCTAATTTCTTTGAAGATTCCGCAACACCACCGCACAATCTTAATCTTACTTTTGCTCATGTCGTCGACCTCCATTCAAACATGCTCCGAGGAAATGTGCTACCCATGTTGTTACAGGTTGACTACTTGGATTTATCAAGAAACAACATCACTTATGTTATTCCAGATAAAATTGGTGACTCCTTATTATCAATCCCGTTGTTCTTCTCCCTTTCGAAGAATAATATCCATGGGTCCATCCCCAAGTCAATTTGCAAAGCTAATCTTAAAGTGCTTGACTTGTCACGTAACCATCTAAGTGGAACTATTCCTGATTGTTTAATGATGGCATCCCTCATGGTATTGAATCTGAGAGATAACAAGTTGAGTGGTGGTATTCCACAAAACATCTTGCCAACATGTGGTCTGAAGACATTGGATATTAGTGGGAATTTGCTGCAAGGGCAAATTCCATTATCATTGGCAAATTGCGCAACATTGGAGGTTGTGAACATTGGGGACAATCAAATAGATGGGAAATTTCCATGCCATTTCAGGGCTATGTCAACTCTCCGCATCCTTATTTTACGATCTAACAAATTGCATGGGGAAATTCGATGTCCATATGGTCCTAGTACTTGGCAGAAACTTCAAATCGTTGACCTATCATCAAACTATTTCAGTGGCACAATATCTACAAGTCTCCTCACATCTTGGGAAGCTATGAAGGCCAATGCAAACTTTGATTACCTACATCGATTTGTCCCAAGAACTGGGTTATTTTATCAAGATCGAGTGATTGTAACAGTCAAAGGTCAGCAGCTAGAACTTGTCAAGATTCTTACTATTTTCACATCGATTGACTTCTCGGGCAATAGATTGGAAGGTCCAATAACGCACACACTTGGGAATCTCAATGCACTTCATTTCCTCAATCTATCACACAATGCCATCTCGGGTTCAATTCCTTCTGTATTGGGGAATTTGCATCAACTTGAGTCATTGGACCTATCACAGAACTACCTCAATCGAACCATACCAACTCAGCTTGCAAATCTCAATTTCCTTTCGTTCCTGAACCTCTCAAACAATCAACTTGTAGGAAGCATCCCAGCTAGCAAACAGTTTCTCACATTTTCTGAAAGTTCTTTTGAGGGAAACCTTGGATTATGTGGGCTTCCGCTCAACAAAAGCTGCTCAATTACCATGAACAGGACGGAGGAAGTTGGTGATGATCGCAACAATGATGATAGTGAGAAGAAATGGTTTTACCTAGGCATACCACttggatttgtttttggcttTCGGGTAGTTTGTGGTCCATTAGTGTTTGTTCAATCATGGAGGTTTGCTTACTATCGTTTTTGGGATAAAGTGTTGTTTAGACACTCACGTTCATGA